Proteins encoded within one genomic window of Siniperca chuatsi isolate FFG_IHB_CAS linkage group LG4, ASM2008510v1, whole genome shotgun sequence:
- the elapor2a gene encoding endosome/lysosome-associated apoptosis and autophagy regulator family member 2: protein MRSSAWFVANCALILCTLIDGAKGQRQCSETDYYYEYTECDSTGSRWRVAIPQSPGACTGLPEPIRGTECTFSCKAGEFLEMSAQECTQCAAGSYSLGSGIRFDQWDSIPAGFSSLATSLENSPRGDDRLICNSSSWVPQGNYLESNRDECTVSLIYAVHLKKQGSVSFEYQYPDNNLLFEFFIQNDQCQEMDQSADTKWLKLTNHGDWATHTVNLKSGTNILYWRTGGVLMGTKVVKPVLLKNVQIEGVAYTSECFPCKPGTFSRVPGSSTCDPCPRDTYSGHGASSCTSCNTTTQYAAEGSAVCKDRPPCSRKDYFQIHTACDHEGKTQVIYKWMEPKICLEGVTGAESLPPSGEREPCPPCNPGFYNNDTATCSPCPPGTYSDGMKSCSRCPAGTEPTLGYEYKWWNILPANMKTSCFNVGNSKCDNMNGWEVAGDHIQSGAGSSDNDYLILNIHVPGFKLPTSMSGHSGTEFGRITFVFETLCTADCELYFMMDVNRKSTTVVESWERTKTRQSYTHIMTKNASVSYTWAFQRTNQPSDVRRNVNDVARIYSISVTNAVDGVSSGCRACALSTQPSSSACVPCPPGHYIDKHTSQCTECPRNTYLVSHSTPGPDACKPCGPASKSNKDHSLCYSDCHFTHTEGNVTLTYDFSLLGSVGSLMNDPSFTSKGTKYFHQFNISLCGGQGPLAVCTDNVTDLSITDSQRERGEAANTVKTFICQSTIIPANGRGFHTALSSQSINLADTFLGATVDNTLDGIRARPELYPRTSKKVPDVNFYYRSLEVTSSCESGRNAVVTLRCNPEKSTKGERSVPSQCPAGTCDGCTFHFLWESSGACPTCTERDYHQIEGACKGGHQDLLYLWTEPKLCMGGMTLPEKKTLPCEGMEFWVRLGGGLGAFTAVLLVSLTCYFWKKNKRLEFKYSRLVMSANKECEMPGADSCAVMEGDNEGDMEDEIVYTKPSLLGKLKAIASKGNGEKYEHVQLNSSHSKALVWS, encoded by the exons ATGCGGTCCTCGGCTTGGTTCGTCGCCAATTGCGCTCTCATCCTCTGCACGCTGATTGACGGGGCCAAAGGACAGCGGCAGTGTAGTGAG ACGGACTACTACTATGAGTACACAGAGTGTGACAGCACAGGATCTCGGTGGAGAGTGGCCATCCCGCAGAGCCCTGGGGCCTGCACTGGACTACCGGAGCCAATACGCGGCACAGAGTGCA CCTTCTCATGCAAGGCTGGGGAGTTCCTGGAGATGTCGGCTCAGGAGTGTACCCAGTGTGCAGCGGGAAGCTACTCCCTCGGCAGTGGTATCCGCTTCGACCAATGGGATTCCATACCTGCTGGATTTAGTAGCCTGGCAACATCCTTGGAAAACAGTCCCCGCGGAGACGACAGGCTCATCTGCAACAG TTCTTCCTGGGTGCCTCAAGGAAACTACCTGGAGTCCAACAGGGATGAATGTACGGTCTCTCTCATCTATGCTGTGCATCTGAAGAAACAGGGCTCTGTCAGCTTTGAGTACCAGTATCCAGACAACAACCTGCTGTTTGAGTTCTTT atcCAGAATGACCAGTGTCAGGAGATGGATCAGTCTGCTGATACAAAGTGGCTCAAGCTCACCAATCATGGTGATTGGGCAACCCACACG GTGAACCTGAAATCTGGCACCAACATCCTGTACTGGAGGACCGGTGGGGTCTTGATggggaccaaagtggtgaagcctgttttactgaaaaatgttcaaatagAAG GAGTCGCTTACACATCAGAGTGTTTCCCATGTAAGCCGGGGACGTTCAGCCGTGTCCCAGGCTCCTCCACGTGTGATCCCTGTCCTCGGGATACCTACTCTGGCCACGGTGCCAGCTCCTGCACCTCCTGTAACACTACCACTCAGTATGCAG CTGAGGGATCTGCTGTGTGTAAGGACAGACCTCCATGTTCCAGGAAGGACTATTTCCAGATCCACACGGCATGTGACCACGAAGGCAAG ACGCAGGTCATATATAAGTGGATGGAACCTAAGATCTGTCTGGAGGGTGTGACTGGAGCTGAGTCGTTGCCTCCAAGTGGAGAACGAGAGCCCTGCCCCCCCTGTAACCCCGGTTTCTATAACAATGACACGGCCACCTGCTCACCATGCCCACCTGGGACGTATTCTGATGGGATGAAAT CGTGTAGTCGGTGTCCGGCAGGCACTGAGCCCACCTTGGGTTACGAGTATAAATGGTGGAATATTCTTCCTGCAAACATGAAGACCTCCTGTTTCAATGTGGGCAACTCTAAATGCGACAATATGAATG GCTGGGAGGTGGCAGGTGATCATATCCAGAGTGGAGCAGGAAGCTCGGATAATGATTATCTCATCCTCAACATCCATGTTCCTGGCTTCAA GCTCCCTACGTCTATGTCAGGCCATTCTGGGACCGAGTTTGGTCGCATCACATTTGTATTTGAAACTTTGTGCACAGCTGACTGCGAGCTCTACTTCATGATG gatgtaaacaggaagagCACTACTGTGGTGGAGTCATGGGAGAGAACGAAAACGAGACAGTCCTACACACACATCATGACAAAGAATGCCTCGGTTTCCTACACATGGGCTTTCCAGAGGACTAACCAACCTTCAGAT GTACGTAGGAATGTCAACGACGTGGCGCGAATCTACTCCATCTCAGTGACCAACGCTGTTGATGGGGTGTCCTCTGGGTGCCGGGCCTGTGCCCTCAGCACCCAACCCTCCAGCTCTGCGTGTGTGCCGTGCCCACCTGGACATTACATAGACAAGCACACCAGCCAGTGCACAGAGTGTCCACGTAACACATACCTCGTCTCTCACTCCACACCGGGCCCAGACGCCTGCAAACCCTGTGGACCAGCCAGCAAGAGCAACAAG GACCACAGTTTGTGTTACAGTGACTGTCACTTCACCCACACAGAGGGCAATGTCACTCTGACTTATGACTTCAGCCTCCTTGGGTCTGTGGGATCACTGATGAACGATCCGAGCTTCACCTCCAAAGGAACCAAGTACTTCCACCAGTTTAATATCAGCCTGTGCGGAGGACAG GGTCCGTTGGCAGTATGCACAGACAATGTAACAGACCTATCCATCACCGactcccagagagagagaggcgaagCAGCCAACACTGTCAAGACCTTCATCTGTCAGTCAACAATAATCCCCGCCAACGGACGAGGCTTCCACACAGCGCTCTCCTCTCAGTCCATTAACCTTGCGGACACATTCCTTG GAGCGACGGTAGATAATACACTTGATGGAATAAGGGCGAGACCGGAGCTGTACCCTCGGACCTCCAAGAAAGTCCCTGATGTCAACTTCTACTACAG GTCCTTGGAGGTGACTTCATCTTGTGAGTCAGGTCGGAACGCAGTGGTGACACTTCGCTGTAACCCAGAGAAGAGCACTAAAGGAGAGCGCTCAGTTCCCAG TCAGTGCCCTGCAGGAACATGCGATGGCTGCACCTTTCATTTCTTGTGGGAGAGCTCAGGAGCTTGTCCcacatgcacagagagagactaCCATCAGATAGAGGGAGCTTGCAAGGGAGGACACCAG GACCTGCTGTATTTGTGGACTGAGCCGAAGCTGTGTATGGGAGGCATGACCTTGCCTGAAAAGAAAACGTTGCCATGTGAGGGTATGGAATTCTGGGTACGGCTCGGTGGAGGGCTGGGAGCtttcactgcagtgctgctTGTCTCCTTAACCTGCTATTTCTGGAAGAAGAACAAAAG GTTGGAGTTCAAGTACTCCCGGCTGGTGATGTCTGCTAATAAGGAGTGTGAGATGCCAGGAGCTGACAGCTGCGCTGTGATGGAGGGAGACAACGAGGGAGACATGGAGGATGAAATTGTGTACACAAAACCTTCTCTACTTGGTAAACTCAAAGCCATAGCATCCAAG gGAAACGGAGAGAAGTATGAACATGTGCAGTTAAACTCATCTCATTCGAAAGCGTTGGTATGGAGCTAG